One Rhinolophus sinicus isolate RSC01 linkage group LG06, ASM3656204v1, whole genome shotgun sequence DNA window includes the following coding sequences:
- the TAGLN gene encoding transgelin — MANKGPSYGMSREVQSKIEKKYDEELEERLVEWIVVQCGPDVGRPDRGRLGFQVWLKNGLILSKLVNSLYPDGSKPVKVPENPPSMVFKQMEQVAQFLKAAEDYGVTKTDMFQTVDLFEGKDMAAVQRTLMALGSLAVTKNDGHYRGDPNWFMKKAQEHKREFTESQLQEGKHVIGLQMGSNRGASQAGMTGYGRPRQIIS; from the exons ATGGCCAACAAGGGACCTTCCTATGGCATGAGCCGAGAGGTGCAATCCAAAATTGAGAAGAAGTATGATGAAGAGCTGGAGGAGCGGCTGGTGGAGTGGATTGTGGTGCAGTGTGGCCCTGATGTGGGGCGCCCGGACCGTGGGCGCCTGGGCTTCCAGGTCTGGCTGAAGAATGGCCTG ATTCTGAGCAAGCTGGTGAACAGCCTGTATCCTGATGGCTCCAAGCCAGTGAAGGTGCCTGAGAACCCCCCCTCCATGGTCTTCAAGCAGATGGAGCAGGTGGCTCAGTTCCTGAAGGCAGCTGAGGACTATGGGGTCACTAAGACTGATATGTTCCAGACAGTTGACCTCTTTGAAG GCAAAGACATGGCAGCAGTGCAGAGGACACTGATGGCTCTGGGCAGCTTGGCAGTGACCAAGAATGATGGGCACTACCGTGGAGATCCCAACTGGTTTATGAA GAAAGCCCAGGAGCATAAGAGGGAGTTCACAGAGAGCCAACTGCAGGAAGGAAAGCATGTGATTGGCCTACAGATGGGCAGCAACAGAGGGGCCTCACAGGCTGGCATGACGGGCTACGGACGACCTCGGCAGATCATCAGTTAG